Proteins encoded within one genomic window of Deltaproteobacteria bacterium:
- a CDS encoding TRAP transporter large permease subunit, with the protein MDWPLLLLTFFSVIVVLLMTGLPIAFVFMLVTAGGALTLWGGGPGMELVVLNMQTALSTFTLLAIVEFTLMGMVIFHSGMGNTMLRVLGDWLGSIPGRLSILGIAFATLFATMSGSSLASSTVMATVLTPEMEKQGYKKPMSLGPILGGGGLAMMIPPSGLAIILAAIAKISVAKILIGGAIPGLMLAALYMIYIVTRAAIQKDLAPAYAVERPPLGQRVYETLVYVVPLGLIVFLTLGLIFLGVATPSQSAVTGALGAFILAGVYGKLDRNLVLVSLRGTVRVSTMILMIFASSATFSQIMAFAGITRGISGFVAGLDVAPILIIIGMMIVVLILGMIMEVVTIFMVTVPIFLPVVIALGYDPVWFGLLMLLNAEMALTSP; encoded by the coding sequence ATGGATTGGCCGCTCCTGCTGCTGACCTTCTTCTCGGTCATCGTCGTGCTGCTGATGACCGGCCTGCCCATCGCCTTCGTCTTCATGCTGGTGACCGCCGGCGGCGCGCTGACCCTTTGGGGCGGCGGCCCGGGCATGGAGTTGGTGGTGCTCAACATGCAGACCGCGCTGTCCACCTTCACGCTGCTGGCCATCGTGGAGTTCACGCTCATGGGCATGGTGATCTTCCACTCCGGCATGGGCAACACCATGCTCCGGGTGCTGGGCGACTGGCTCGGCAGCATTCCGGGACGGCTGTCGATCCTGGGGATCGCCTTCGCCACGCTGTTCGCCACCATGAGCGGCTCGTCCCTGGCCAGCTCCACGGTGATGGCCACCGTGCTGACCCCCGAGATGGAGAAGCAGGGCTACAAGAAGCCCATGAGCCTGGGTCCCATCCTGGGCGGCGGCGGCCTCGCCATGATGATCCCGCCCAGCGGGCTCGCCATCATCCTCGCGGCCATCGCCAAGATATCCGTGGCCAAGATACTCATCGGCGGGGCGATTCCCGGGCTCATGCTTGCAGCGCTCTACATGATCTACATCGTCACCCGGGCGGCCATCCAGAAGGATCTCGCTCCCGCGTACGCAGTGGAGCGGCCGCCCTTGGGGCAGCGCGTGTACGAGACCCTGGTGTACGTCGTGCCCCTGGGCCTCATCGTCTTCCTCACCCTGGGCCTCATCTTCCTCGGGGTGGCGACGCCGTCCCAGTCCGCGGTCACCGGTGCCCTGGGGGCGTTCATCCTGGCCGGCGTCTACGGCAAGCTCGACCGGAACCTCGTGCTGGTGTCGCTGCGCGGCACCGTGCGGGTGTCCACCATGATCCTGATGATCTTCGCCTCCTCGGCCACCTTCAGCCAGATCATGGCGTTCGCCGGCATCACCCGGGGCATCAGCGGCTTCGTCGCCGGACTCGACGTGGCGCCCATCCTGATCATCATCGGCATGATGATCGTGGTGCTCATCCTGGGCATGATCATGGAAGTGGTGACCATCTTCATGGTCACCGTCCCGATCTTCCTGCCCGTGGTGATAGCCCTGGGCTACGACCCCGTGTGGTTCGGGCTGCTGATGCTGCTCAACGCCGAGATGGCCCTGACCTCGCCGC
- a CDS encoding TRAP transporter small permease subunit, which translates to MKVFLTKLGAAWDRFLDVSMLVSAVAVVLASLLTLSDIASRQFFASALGWAIELAEYCLLYLAFFGAAWLLREDGHVKVEVVVEVLSRRNQAFLGIVTSAVGVLVTGVLAYFATTTTVMEYMAGTKMYESPLKPPLYPLLIPIPIGAASLCIQFMRRTCGYYRRWQDAGTSSEDRG; encoded by the coding sequence GTGAAGGTCTTCCTCACGAAACTCGGCGCCGCTTGGGACCGGTTCCTGGACGTTTCCATGCTGGTCTCCGCGGTGGCCGTGGTCCTGGCTTCCCTGCTCACCCTTTCCGACATCGCCAGCCGGCAGTTCTTCGCCTCGGCCCTGGGGTGGGCCATCGAGCTCGCCGAGTACTGTCTCCTCTACCTGGCGTTTTTCGGCGCGGCGTGGCTCTTGCGGGAGGACGGCCACGTCAAGGTGGAGGTGGTGGTGGAGGTGCTGAGCCGGAGGAACCAGGCGTTCCTGGGAATCGTGACCTCGGCCGTCGGCGTGCTTGTGACCGGGGTGCTGGCCTACTTCGCCACCACCACCACGGTCATGGAGTACATGGCCGGCACGAAGATGTACGAGAGCCCGCTCAAGCCGCCCCTGTATCCGCTCCTGATCCCCATCCCCATCGGCGCCGCATCGCTGTGCATCCAGTTCATGCGCCGGACCTGCGGCTACTACCGACGCTGGCAGGACGCCGGGACTTCATCGGAGGACCGGGGATGA